One Novosphingobium sp. G106 DNA segment encodes these proteins:
- the gltX gene encoding glutamate--tRNA ligase, with product MTRSTRFAPSPTGMLHVGNVRMALHNWLLAKRLGGRFLLRIDDTDKERSREDYVEAIRADLAWLGLVPDGEERQSSRFELYEREFQRLADGGRVYRCYETAQELELKRKVQLGRGLPPIYDRAALKLTEADHVAKAAAGQAPHWRFLLDHDMPIEWTDGIRGPQHFDARQMSDPVIRRADGSWLYMLPSVIDDIAMGVTDVLRGEDHVSNTATQVQMFGALGAPAPNFSHEALLVGAEGKLSKRLGSLGLAELREAGIEPEALIALLARLGTSDPVDPALDATALAASFELAHFGRAPARFDEAELHRINAAIVHRLPFGRVAHLLPEGMSEAGWDAIRPNLAHIGEAAEWWQVVTGPVAPPEFDAETREYLALAADRLGTLPWSGEIWQALTGDLKQATGRKGKLLFLPLRQALTGRDHGPDMAALLPLIGQDAAVARLRFAAN from the coding sequence ATGACCAGATCCACCCGTTTCGCCCCGTCTCCGACGGGAATGCTGCACGTCGGCAACGTTCGCATGGCGTTGCACAACTGGCTGCTCGCCAAGCGGCTGGGCGGGCGCTTCCTGCTGCGGATCGACGATACCGACAAGGAGCGCAGCCGCGAGGACTATGTCGAGGCGATCCGGGCCGATCTCGCCTGGCTGGGGCTCGTGCCCGACGGCGAGGAGCGGCAGTCGTCGCGGTTCGAGCTCTACGAGCGCGAGTTCCAGCGGCTGGCCGACGGGGGCCGGGTCTACCGCTGCTACGAGACCGCGCAGGAGCTCGAACTCAAGCGCAAGGTGCAGCTGGGCCGCGGCCTGCCGCCGATCTACGACCGCGCCGCGCTGAAGCTGACCGAGGCCGATCATGTAGCTAAAGCAGCCGCCGGGCAGGCTCCGCACTGGCGCTTCCTGCTCGACCACGACATGCCGATCGAATGGACCGACGGCATCCGCGGACCTCAGCATTTCGATGCGCGGCAGATGTCCGACCCGGTGATCCGCCGTGCCGACGGTTCGTGGCTCTATATGCTGCCCTCTGTGATCGACGACATCGCCATGGGCGTCACCGACGTCCTGCGCGGCGAGGATCACGTTTCCAACACCGCCACGCAGGTGCAGATGTTCGGCGCACTCGGTGCGCCGGCGCCGAACTTTTCGCACGAGGCGCTGCTGGTCGGCGCCGAGGGCAAGCTGTCGAAGCGGCTCGGCTCGCTAGGCTTGGCCGAGCTGCGCGAGGCTGGGATCGAGCCCGAGGCACTGATCGCGCTGCTGGCCCGGCTGGGTACTTCGGATCCGGTCGATCCCGCGCTCGACGCCACCGCGCTGGCGGCGAGTTTCGAGCTCGCCCATTTTGGCCGCGCACCCGCGCGTTTCGACGAAGCCGAATTGCACCGGATCAACGCTGCGATCGTCCACCGCCTTCCTTTCGGCCGTGTGGCCCACTTGCTGCCTGAAGGCATGAGCGAGGCCGGCTGGGACGCGATCCGGCCCAACCTCGCGCATATCGGCGAGGCAGCTGAATGGTGGCAGGTGGTAACCGGCCCGGTCGCTCCGCCCGAATTCGATGCCGAAACCCGGGAATACCTGGCGCTCGCCGCAGACAGGCTCGGCACTCTGCCTTGGAGCGGCGAGATCTGGCAGGCGCTGACCGGCGACCTGAAGCAGGCGACGGGCCGCAAGGGCAAGCTCCTGTTCCTGCCGCTCCGCCAGGCGCTCACCGGTCGCGATCACGGCCCCGACATGGCGGCGCTGCTGCCGCTGATCGGACAGGACGCGGCGGTGGCGCGGCTTCGGTTCGCCGCAAACTAA
- a CDS encoding nuclear transport factor 2 family protein — translation MTDEEMKDRLAIADRLATCTQAGDARKADIYAKCFTEDGVLQLDEAIAGREAIRSWMGGASIITQPSDRAPGFISHHLTTCKVELAGDAAKVRTYWLVTSNAGIDHNGYYDDRLRKVGGEWLLEHRKPRTLWISPTSVMRG, via the coding sequence ATGACCGACGAGGAAATGAAGGACCGGCTCGCCATCGCCGACCGGCTGGCCACCTGCACCCAGGCCGGCGACGCGCGCAAGGCCGACATCTATGCCAAATGCTTCACCGAGGACGGCGTGCTGCAACTGGACGAGGCGATCGCCGGGCGCGAGGCGATCCGTTCCTGGATGGGCGGCGCCTCGATCATCACCCAGCCGAGCGACCGCGCGCCGGGCTTCATCAGCCACCACCTGACGACCTGTAAGGTCGAACTGGCCGGCGACGCCGCGAAAGTGCGTACCTACTGGCTGGTCACCAGCAACGCCGGGATCGACCACAACGGCTACTACGACGACCGGCTGCGCAAGGTCGGCGGCGAGTGGCTGCTCGAACACCGCAAGCCACGCACCTTGTGGATCAGCCCGACCAGCGTCATGCGAGGATAA
- a CDS encoding metalloregulator ArsR/SmtB family transcription factor has translation MKIDPLLRALADPTRLRIMRLLAHMELAVGELAQVLGQSQPRVSRHIRILCDAGLAERRKEGSWVFLRSGIGENRAPPLGAAAAKLLAAAERDDAAFAARCGEDRRHLAAIRAARETSAETYFARHAEDWDTLRLLHSPDEPVEAALAGALGQGSLGSLLDIGTGTGRMAELFAPRSAHVTGLDKSPEMLRIARARLQKFPAEQISLVQGEFTALPFADTSFDTVLFHQVLHYALEPETVLAEAARVARPGSRIAVVDFAAHDREELRERHAHARLGFSDEQMLALLSDAGLTPEPSIALPGTPLTVKIWTAHKDGRRAPETTHNDTNTERAAGR, from the coding sequence ATGAAGATCGATCCCCTCCTCCGTGCGCTCGCCGATCCGACGCGGCTGCGCATCATGCGCCTGCTGGCGCATATGGAGCTGGCCGTGGGGGAGTTGGCCCAGGTTCTCGGCCAGAGCCAGCCGCGCGTCTCGCGCCACATCCGCATCCTCTGCGACGCGGGCCTTGCCGAGCGACGCAAGGAAGGCAGCTGGGTGTTCCTGCGCAGCGGCATCGGCGAGAACCGCGCACCGCCGCTCGGCGCGGCGGCCGCAAAGCTGCTGGCCGCGGCCGAGCGCGACGATGCCGCTTTCGCCGCGCGCTGCGGCGAAGACCGCCGCCACCTCGCCGCGATCCGCGCCGCGCGCGAGACCAGCGCCGAGACCTATTTCGCCCGCCACGCAGAGGACTGGGACACGCTGCGCTTGCTGCACAGCCCGGACGAACCCGTCGAGGCAGCGCTGGCGGGGGCGCTCGGCCAGGGCTCACTGGGTTCGCTGCTCGATATCGGCACCGGCACCGGGCGCATGGCCGAGCTGTTCGCGCCCCGCTCTGCCCATGTCACCGGGCTCGACAAGAGCCCCGAGATGCTGCGCATTGCCCGCGCCCGGCTGCAGAAGTTCCCCGCCGAGCAGATTTCGCTGGTCCAGGGCGAGTTCACCGCGCTGCCTTTCGCGGACACCAGCTTCGATACCGTGCTGTTCCACCAGGTGCTGCACTATGCGCTCGAGCCCGAGACCGTGCTCGCCGAAGCAGCGCGCGTCGCCAGGCCGGGGAGTCGTATCGCCGTGGTGGATTTCGCTGCGCACGACCGTGAGGAACTGCGCGAACGCCACGCCCATGCCCGTCTCGGTTTCTCCGACGAGCAGATGCTGGCACTGCTGTCCGATGCCGGCCTGACGCCCGAACCCTCGATCGCCCTGCCCGGCACGCCGCTCACGGTAAAAATCTGGACGGCGCACAAGGATGGGCGCAGGGCGCCCGAGACCACCCACAACGACACGAATACCGAGAGGGCCGCAGGCCGATGA
- the groES gene encoding co-chaperone GroES encodes MGFRPLHDRVLVRRVEAEEKTAGGIIIPDSAKEKPAEGEIVSVGSGARSDDGKVTPLDVKAGDRVLFGKWSGTEVKVDGEDLLIMKESDILGIIA; translated from the coding sequence ATGGGTTTCCGTCCGTTGCATGACCGCGTGCTCGTACGCCGCGTCGAAGCCGAAGAAAAGACTGCCGGCGGCATCATCATCCCCGACAGCGCCAAGGAAAAGCCCGCCGAGGGTGAAATCGTTTCGGTCGGTTCGGGCGCTCGCTCGGATGACGGCAAGGTCACCCCGCTGGACGTCAAGGCCGGCGACCGCGTGCTGTTCGGCAAGTGGTCGGGCACCGAGGTCAAGGTCGACGGTGAAGACCTGCTGATCATGAAGGAAAGCGACATTCTGGGCATCATCGCCTGA
- a CDS encoding NAD+ synthase, with protein sequence MPDTLKITLAQMNQSVGDLAGNAAAMLAARDRAKGADLIAFPELQLIGYPPEDLILKPALIERAAAELDKLAQATNSDGPAMLVGSVFVRDGALHNGVALLDGGRVAATRFKHELPNYGTFDEMRLFQPGPLPEPIIVRGTMIGVPICEDIWQPEVCRHLADFGAEIFVCINGSPYEIDKDTLRIDGVAKRRAVDTGLPLAYLNRVGGQDELVFDGASFVVNGDGGLAVQMKDWEEQEVETRWTKTAKGWRCDRGEIAPLADHPEDIYCAMVMALRDYVDRNRFPGVVLGMSGGIDSAICAAIAADALGPDRVWPVMLPSRFTSQESLDDAAECARLLGCKHDIIPIQPAVAGFDEMLADSFADKAVDITEENLQSRIRGTTLMALSNKFGHMLMTTGNKSEMSVGYATIYGDMAGGYNPIKDAYKMTVFSISKWRNQHKPKIGLGRDGPVIPENIIVKPPSAELRPDQKDSDSLPPYEVLDPILLGLVEHEKSVDQLVSEGFDRPTVVRIERLLHLAEYKRRQAPPGVKLGTRNFGRDRRYPITHSFRTA encoded by the coding sequence ATGCCCGATACGCTCAAGATCACGCTCGCCCAGATGAACCAGTCGGTCGGCGATCTCGCCGGCAATGCCGCAGCCATGCTCGCGGCGCGCGACCGGGCGAAAGGCGCCGATCTCATCGCCTTTCCCGAACTCCAGCTGATCGGCTATCCGCCCGAGGACCTGATCCTCAAGCCCGCGCTGATCGAGCGCGCCGCGGCCGAGCTCGACAAGCTGGCCCAGGCGACCAACAGCGATGGACCGGCGATGCTGGTCGGCTCGGTCTTCGTCCGCGACGGCGCGTTGCACAACGGCGTGGCGCTGCTCGACGGCGGCCGGGTCGCGGCGACGCGGTTCAAGCACGAGCTGCCCAACTACGGCACTTTCGACGAGATGCGGCTATTCCAGCCAGGGCCGCTGCCCGAGCCGATCATCGTGCGCGGCACCATGATCGGCGTGCCGATCTGCGAAGATATCTGGCAGCCCGAAGTCTGCCGGCATCTGGCGGACTTCGGCGCCGAGATCTTCGTCTGCATCAACGGCAGCCCTTACGAGATCGACAAGGACACCCTGCGCATCGACGGCGTCGCCAAGCGGCGCGCGGTCGATACCGGCCTGCCGCTCGCCTATCTCAACCGCGTCGGCGGTCAGGACGAGCTGGTGTTCGACGGGGCGAGCTTCGTGGTCAACGGCGACGGCGGCCTCGCGGTCCAGATGAAGGACTGGGAAGAACAGGAAGTCGAGACCCGCTGGACCAAGACCGCCAAGGGCTGGCGCTGCGACCGCGGCGAGATCGCGCCGCTCGCCGACCATCCTGAGGACATCTACTGCGCCATGGTCATGGCGCTGCGCGACTATGTCGACCGCAACCGCTTCCCCGGCGTGGTCCTGGGCATGTCGGGCGGTATCGACAGCGCGATCTGTGCGGCGATCGCCGCCGACGCGCTCGGCCCCGACCGCGTCTGGCCGGTCATGCTGCCCAGCCGCTTCACCAGCCAGGAAAGCCTTGACGATGCCGCCGAATGCGCGCGGCTGCTCGGCTGCAAGCACGACATCATCCCGATCCAGCCAGCGGTTGCCGGCTTCGATGAAATGCTGGCGGACAGCTTCGCCGACAAGGCGGTCGACATCACCGAGGAGAACCTGCAGTCGCGCATCCGCGGGACGACCTTGATGGCGCTGTCCAACAAGTTCGGTCACATGCTGATGACCACGGGCAACAAGTCCGAGATGAGCGTCGGCTATGCGACGATCTATGGCGACATGGCGGGCGGCTACAATCCGATCAAGGACGCCTACAAGATGACGGTGTTCTCGATCTCGAAGTGGCGCAACCAGCACAAGCCCAAGATCGGCCTCGGCCGCGACGGGCCCGTGATCCCCGAGAACATCATCGTCAAGCCGCCGAGCGCCGAGCTGCGCCCCGACCAGAAGGATTCGGACTCGCTGCCGCCCTACGAGGTGCTCGATCCGATCCTGCTCGGCCTCGTCGAGCACGAGAAGTCGGTCGACCAGCTCGTTTCCGAGGGTTTCGACCGGCCGACCGTGGTGCGCATCGAGCGCCTGCTCCACCTCGCCGAATACAAGCGCCGCCAGGCCCCTCCGGGGGTCAAGCTCGGCACGCGCAACTTCGGCCGCGACCGGCGTTACCCGATCACGCATTCGTTCCGCACGGCATGA
- a CDS encoding alpha/beta fold hydrolase — protein MHSTVSQQNAPDWLTRALAQAGQSHFTEVEGCRIHYAQWGDPRRPGLLFIPASGGHTHWFDHVAPLFADQFNVAAIDLSGCGDSDRRPEYSQTFITAEIMGVLAASGMLDAAIPPTLVGHSAGAQFALRAAIPNDEALLGVISVDGLRYARLEKDHAIKVLTEGRPPAKPPRVYADYEDAVARFRLTPAPLLPIDAPRILEHIARHSFRPAEGGWTSKYDTAQGMTINLAFELLDALKDYRCQTAAIVAEHSHLADETASDVISAASQGRTVVFTMPGATHYPPIDSPLAFVAAIKGIVLSWIAARSR, from the coding sequence ATGCATTCTACCGTGTCTCAACAAAACGCTCCCGACTGGCTCACGCGCGCGCTGGCCCAGGCCGGACAAAGCCATTTCACCGAAGTCGAGGGCTGCCGTATCCACTACGCGCAGTGGGGCGATCCGAGGCGGCCGGGGCTGCTGTTCATACCGGCGAGCGGCGGCCACACGCACTGGTTCGATCACGTCGCACCGCTTTTCGCCGATCAGTTCAACGTTGCGGCGATCGACCTGTCCGGCTGCGGCGATTCGGACCGGCGGCCCGAATATTCGCAGACCTTCATCACCGCCGAGATCATGGGCGTGCTGGCCGCCTCCGGGATGCTGGACGCGGCAATTCCCCCCACACTGGTCGGCCACAGCGCCGGTGCGCAGTTCGCCCTGCGCGCAGCCATCCCCAACGACGAAGCGCTGCTGGGCGTCATCTCGGTCGACGGCCTGCGCTATGCGCGGCTCGAGAAGGACCATGCGATCAAGGTCCTGACCGAGGGACGCCCTCCGGCCAAGCCGCCGCGGGTCTATGCCGACTACGAGGATGCCGTTGCGCGTTTCCGCCTGACGCCCGCGCCGCTCTTGCCGATCGACGCGCCCCGCATCCTGGAGCACATCGCCCGCCATTCGTTCCGGCCGGCCGAGGGCGGCTGGACTTCGAAATACGATACCGCGCAGGGCATGACGATCAACCTGGCGTTCGAGCTGCTCGACGCGCTCAAGGACTATCGCTGCCAAACGGCCGCGATCGTCGCGGAGCATTCGCATCTGGCCGACGAGACCGCGAGCGACGTCATCAGCGCAGCCTCGCAGGGCAGGACGGTCGTCTTCACCATGCCTGGAGCGACGCACTATCCGCCGATCGACAGCCCCCTGGCCTTCGTCGCCGCGATCAAGGGCATAGTCCTGTCGTGGATCGCGGCGCGCTCGCGATAG
- the groL gene encoding chaperonin GroEL (60 kDa chaperone family; promotes refolding of misfolded polypeptides especially under stressful conditions; forms two stacked rings of heptamers to form a barrel-shaped 14mer; ends can be capped by GroES; misfolded proteins enter the barrel where they are refolded when GroES binds), translating into MAAKDVRFSRDARERILAGVDILANAVKVTLGPKGRNVVIDKSFGAPRITKDGVTVAKEIELKDKFENMGAQMLREVASKANDAAGDGTTTATVLAQAIVREGMKSVAAGTNPMDLKRGIDLAVVKVVENLKARSKPVAGTQEIAQVGIISANGDTEVGQKIAEAMEKVGKEGVITVEEAKGLEFELDVVEGMQFDRGYLSPYFVTNPDKMTVELENPYILIHEKKLSNLQSMLPILEAVVQSGRPLLIIAEDIEGEALATLVVNKLRGGLKIAAVKAPGFGDRRKAMLGDIATLTAGEMISEDLGIKLENVTLGMLGQAKKVSIDKDNTTIVDGAGSGDEIKARVEQIRSQIEVTSSDYDREKLQERLAKLAGGVAVIKVGGATEVEVKERKDRVDDALHATRAAVEEGIVPGGGTALLYATKALEGLKGINEDQTRGIDIVRKAIQTPLRQIAENAGHDGAVVAGRLLDKGDETWGFNAATEVYENLTAAGVIDPTKVVRTALQDAASVSGLLITTEAAISEKPDDKPAMGMPPGGMGGMGGMDF; encoded by the coding sequence ATGGCAGCCAAGGACGTACGCTTTTCGCGCGATGCGCGCGAACGCATTCTCGCCGGTGTCGACATCCTCGCCAACGCCGTGAAGGTCACGCTGGGCCCCAAGGGCCGCAACGTCGTGATCGACAAGAGCTTCGGCGCTCCCCGCATCACCAAGGACGGCGTCACCGTCGCCAAGGAAATCGAACTCAAGGATAAGTTCGAGAACATGGGCGCGCAGATGCTGCGCGAAGTCGCCAGCAAGGCCAATGACGCGGCCGGCGACGGCACCACCACTGCCACCGTTCTGGCCCAAGCGATCGTTCGCGAAGGCATGAAGTCGGTCGCCGCGGGCACCAACCCGATGGACCTGAAGCGCGGCATCGATCTCGCCGTCGTCAAGGTCGTCGAGAACCTCAAGGCGCGTTCCAAGCCGGTCGCCGGCACGCAGGAAATCGCTCAGGTCGGCATTATCTCGGCCAACGGCGACACCGAAGTCGGCCAGAAGATCGCCGAAGCCATGGAGAAGGTCGGCAAGGAAGGCGTGATCACGGTCGAAGAGGCCAAGGGTCTCGAGTTCGAACTCGACGTCGTCGAAGGCATGCAGTTCGACCGTGGCTACCTCTCGCCCTACTTCGTCACCAACCCCGACAAGATGACGGTCGAGCTGGAAAATCCCTACATCCTCATCCACGAGAAGAAGCTGTCGAACCTCCAGTCGATGCTGCCGATCCTCGAGGCCGTGGTGCAGTCGGGCCGTCCGCTGCTGATCATCGCCGAGGACATCGAGGGTGAGGCCCTGGCCACGCTCGTCGTCAACAAGCTGCGCGGCGGCTTGAAGATCGCCGCCGTCAAGGCGCCGGGCTTCGGCGATCGCCGCAAGGCCATGCTGGGCGACATCGCCACGCTGACCGCCGGCGAGATGATCTCGGAAGATCTGGGCATCAAGCTCGAGAACGTCACGCTCGGCATGCTCGGCCAGGCCAAGAAGGTCTCGATCGACAAGGACAACACGACGATCGTCGACGGCGCCGGTTCGGGCGACGAGATCAAGGCGCGCGTCGAGCAGATCCGTTCGCAAATCGAAGTCACTTCGAGCGACTATGACCGCGAGAAGCTGCAAGAGCGTCTGGCCAAGCTGGCCGGCGGTGTTGCCGTGATCAAGGTCGGCGGCGCCACCGAGGTCGAGGTCAAGGAGCGCAAGGACCGCGTCGACGACGCTCTCCACGCGACCCGCGCCGCGGTCGAAGAAGGCATCGTCCCCGGCGGCGGTACGGCACTGCTCTATGCCACCAAGGCTCTCGAAGGCCTGAAGGGCATCAACGAGGACCAGACCCGCGGTATCGACATCGTCCGCAAGGCGATCCAGACCCCGCTGCGCCAGATCGCCGAGAACGCCGGCCATGACGGCGCCGTCGTTGCCGGTCGTCTGCTCGACAAGGGCGACGAGACCTGGGGCTTCAACGCCGCCACCGAAGTCTACGAGAACCTCACCGCCGCCGGCGTGATCGACCCGACCAAGGTCGTCCGCACCGCGCTGCAGGATGCGGCCTCGGTCTCGGGCCTGCTGATCACGACGGAAGCCGCGATCAGCGAGAAGCCCGACGACAAGCCGGCCATGGGCATGCCCCCGGGCGGCATGGGCGGCATGGGCGGCATGGACTTCTAA
- a CDS encoding MATE family efflux transporter, with amino-acid sequence MARAALSPFRVELGATLRLAGPLALANMLQMAVYALDVIFVARLGSHQLAASSLAVAIFGVINFGFLGLTGAVAPLIAAERGRRMHAVREIRRSVRMALWLAVIGGVGGMVLCQFGEAFMRLTGQDASIAKTGGWFLALLSLALIPMLITNVLRMFVSALGRPVFATVVTALAIAINALGNWALIYGHFGMPALGLAGSAVSTLLTAIVTMLAYAVAIRWDRNLRRYHVFGRWWRPEWVRFREIVRLGIPIALTVVAEGGLFSSAAFLMGHIGETQLAAHTVALQIAAFFFQVPFGVGQAATIRVGYHFGARNAVAAGHAGWAAVVVCLAFAGVSASAMILVPQLILSAYVDVTAPANALMVGFAVQYLVVAAAFQLVDGAQAVAAGALRGLQDTRVPAVVAIGGYWLIGFVIAIVLGFATPLEGIGVWIGLAAGLTAVAIALVWRWHRREGLGLVPAAESYSTRT; translated from the coding sequence ATGGCCCGTGCCGCCCTCTCTCCTTTTCGCGTCGAGCTCGGCGCCACCCTGCGGCTCGCGGGGCCGCTGGCGCTGGCGAACATGCTGCAGATGGCGGTCTATGCGCTCGACGTGATCTTCGTCGCGCGGCTGGGCTCGCACCAGCTTGCAGCCTCGAGCCTCGCGGTCGCGATCTTCGGCGTCATCAACTTCGGCTTCCTCGGCCTGACCGGCGCCGTCGCGCCGCTGATCGCCGCCGAGCGCGGGCGCCGCATGCATGCCGTGCGCGAGATCCGCCGTTCGGTACGCATGGCGCTGTGGCTGGCGGTAATCGGCGGGGTGGGCGGCATGGTCCTCTGCCAGTTCGGCGAGGCCTTCATGCGGCTCACGGGGCAGGATGCCTCCATCGCGAAGACCGGCGGCTGGTTCCTGGCACTGCTGTCGCTGGCGCTGATCCCGATGCTGATCACCAACGTGCTGCGCATGTTCGTCTCGGCACTGGGTCGTCCGGTCTTCGCCACCGTCGTCACCGCGCTCGCCATAGCGATCAACGCGCTCGGCAACTGGGCGCTGATCTACGGGCACTTCGGCATGCCGGCGCTGGGGCTGGCGGGTTCGGCCGTCTCGACCCTGCTCACGGCGATCGTGACGATGCTCGCCTATGCCGTAGCGATCCGCTGGGACCGCAACCTCCGGCGCTATCACGTGTTCGGCCGCTGGTGGCGTCCAGAATGGGTACGTTTTCGCGAGATCGTGCGGCTGGGCATTCCGATCGCGCTGACCGTCGTTGCCGAAGGCGGGCTGTTCTCGAGCGCGGCCTTCCTCATGGGCCACATCGGCGAGACCCAGCTCGCCGCGCATACCGTGGCGCTGCAGATCGCCGCCTTCTTCTTCCAGGTCCCGTTCGGCGTGGGCCAGGCCGCGACGATCCGCGTCGGCTATCACTTCGGCGCGCGCAATGCCGTTGCGGCCGGCCATGCCGGCTGGGCCGCCGTCGTGGTCTGCCTCGCCTTCGCCGGCGTCTCGGCGAGCGCGATGATCCTGGTGCCGCAGCTCATCCTCTCGGCCTATGTCGATGTCACGGCGCCGGCCAATGCCCTGATGGTTGGCTTCGCGGTTCAGTACCTCGTGGTCGCCGCGGCGTTCCAGCTCGTCGACGGGGCTCAGGCGGTTGCCGCCGGGGCGCTGCGCGGGCTGCAGGACACGCGCGTGCCGGCGGTCGTCGCCATCGGCGGCTACTGGCTGATCGGCTTCGTCATCGCGATCGTGCTTGGCTTCGCCACTCCGCTCGAAGGAATCGGCGTGTGGATCGGGCTTGCTGCGGGGCTCACCGCTGTCGCGATCGCGCTCGTCTGGCGCTGGCATCGGCGCGAGGGGCTGGGACTCGTCCCAGCGGCTGAGAGTTACTCGACCCGCACCTGA
- a CDS encoding response regulator, protein MVSKQLKRASRSARILILEDDLLNAFLIEDTLKQAGHEIVGPAKTVPQALGLLERGGTDAAILDLQINDEMSYEVGRKLDELSIPWAITTAHPPSFVGPQFSHVAFLSKPFGVAALLDLIEKLLDPPGEPKR, encoded by the coding sequence ATGGTATCGAAGCAACTGAAGCGCGCGTCCCGGTCCGCCAGGATCCTGATCCTCGAAGACGACCTGCTCAACGCGTTCCTCATCGAGGATACGCTGAAGCAGGCCGGGCACGAGATCGTCGGGCCGGCCAAGACCGTTCCGCAGGCGCTCGGGCTGCTCGAAAGGGGCGGTACCGATGCGGCGATCCTCGATCTCCAGATCAACGACGAGATGTCCTACGAAGTCGGCCGCAAGCTCGATGAGCTGAGCATCCCGTGGGCGATCACGACTGCCCATCCGCCCAGTTTCGTCGGCCCGCAATTTTCGCATGTCGCGTTCCTGAGCAAGCCGTTCGGCGTCGCCGCCTTGCTGGACCTCATCGAGAAGTTGCTCGATCCGCCGGGCGAGCCCAAGCGGTAG
- a CDS encoding aspartyl/asparaginyl beta-hydroxylase domain-containing protein: MDFERYIKGRDTFAVRFGKWVRWPLNRFLARQSLIGTEPFYDAGQILGLDALRENWHVIRDEAAALMQERDKVPPLGEISPDHRALASTSKWKSFFFTGYGYQAPANRALCPGTAALVDRVPNLVVAFFSVFEPGTYVRPHRGVTKAMLNVHLGLIVPQGPERCEIRVEDEVRGWKPGEYMIFDETFEHEVWNETREPRVILFLQVMRPMRWRGHYLSRFFLWCIKRTSFVQDIRRALNAS; the protein is encoded by the coding sequence ATGGATTTTGAACGGTATATCAAAGGCAGAGACACGTTTGCCGTCCGCTTCGGCAAGTGGGTGCGCTGGCCGCTCAACCGCTTCCTCGCACGCCAGTCGCTGATCGGGACCGAGCCTTTCTATGATGCCGGACAGATCCTCGGGCTCGATGCCCTGCGCGAGAACTGGCACGTGATCCGGGACGAGGCGGCGGCGCTCATGCAGGAGCGCGACAAGGTGCCGCCACTGGGCGAAATCTCGCCCGATCACCGCGCGCTGGCTTCTACGTCGAAATGGAAGAGCTTCTTCTTCACGGGCTATGGCTACCAGGCGCCGGCCAATCGCGCGCTCTGCCCCGGGACTGCGGCCCTGGTCGACCGGGTGCCCAACCTCGTGGTCGCCTTCTTCTCGGTGTTCGAGCCCGGCACCTACGTCCGCCCGCACCGCGGGGTGACCAAGGCCATGCTCAACGTCCATCTCGGGCTGATCGTCCCGCAGGGGCCGGAGCGCTGCGAGATCCGTGTCGAAGACGAGGTCCGTGGCTGGAAGCCAGGCGAGTACATGATCTTCGACGAGACGTTCGAACACGAGGTGTGGAACGAGACCCGCGAGCCGCGCGTCATCCTGTTCCTTCAGGTCATGCGGCCGATGCGCTGGCGGGGGCACTACCTGAGCCGGTTTTTCCTGTGGTGTATCAAGCGCACCAGTTTCGTTCAGGACATCCGCCGGGCGCTCAATGCCAGCTGA